The nucleotide sequence AAACAGAATATTCCAAAAGACTACAAGATTACATTACGTTATATACCTAAAGAAGTGGTGAGTTGTTATTATTCGGTTTCATTGAATCGTTCAGGGTAATAAAAGCAAACATGGTGATAATGTagtattgtcttttgtttttcttcaagAGTGATATGTGCTGGGTGAAGCTAAATGTATTTCACTTGGAGGTGAGCTTAAAAGGCCTGGCGCAGAAGTTTGGGAACATATCCTCCAATAAAGATAATATAGGCACTTTTGTTCAAATACTGCAAGAGATGCGGTATCACATAGGACATGGCTTGGTAAGTTACCTCAACAAAGTGATTACAATAAGAAGTTTGTTTCAtgcagaaatattaatatatctagtatgttttgtttttgtgttttaagttTGGCTTGTCAATTATAAAAATCAATTCTATAAATAACACAGTAAATGATGAACTTTTGTTAACGATTTAGAAAAAAACAGTACAATTAGtagaaattagtttttatttattaaaggtatcgtttattaaggttttattaatttcttttttaatcaaattttaaaaaaaaatctataaaatgaatattctttattgaaatgtatatgtttatctttatcttttattcaatctatttttaaaactatttatttttcttatttttaagtaaaaaaaaattgcagccaATGGCCAAGGTTTGTAAAACCACTTGGAAAAATAATTCCGTTGATCATTCATTTGTAAAGCAGTGCAAAACCTGGTatgttttattaaggttttatgCTTTAAgaatagtttaaatattttttttaatgaatatttattataacaattaatttttttctaatgaatttttctgtttatttaaatgtctattgaaaattataaataaatcatcaCAACATATGATCCACTTGTAAATGGaaaccatttttttctgtttcttcaggAGGATTCAATGCTAGAATTCGATTGTCACTACATAGATGAGATGTGGCTTACGGCAAAGTATTTTGAATTTGTGGAGGACTTCTTCAACACTGCCAATTCGTCGAGAGATGCCGAGGATTGCGAGCCTCCGCCATGCCCCACATCTACAGAAACAACAGTAACGACAGCTGCCACAGCGTCGTCAACGTCAGTGCAACATAGTACAAATGGTGAGGTGCATGT is from Carassius auratus strain Wakin chromosome 25, ASM336829v1, whole genome shotgun sequence and encodes:
- the LOC113043231 gene encoding kit ligand-like, giving the protein MKKSNIWICTCVHLLLYLTVAAYSSEIGNPITDDIKKISLLKQNIPKDYKITLRYIPKEVSDMCWVKLNVFHLEVSLKGLAQKFGNISSNKDNIGTFVQILQEMRYHIGHGLEDSMLEFDCHYIDEMWLTAKYFEFVEDFFNTANSSRDAEDCEPPPCPTSTETTVTTAATASSTSVQHSTNEKHNGLPDDPEKGAFLPTVVQSSLMSLLAIPLIAVVVFLMVWKMKSRRNASQTERSPEEGPALFSGEEANIPPLDVEISEKNRLNIIIAV